aataatgtcacgtagataatatcaaattaatcGAATGGCTccgacaaaaaaaataaaagaattggcACGGCTACTAAACAAATTTAGTCTAGGATGTGGAGCATTCTGGAGGGAGGCCCTGGGGAAACCTCTGTGTGTCACTGCAATAGTTGTAAATCATGTAGTTCTTCTGCGCCCATTGCAACCTCTCCTGACTAGCTGAATCCAACTCTTGTGACAGCCATGAATTACTGCTAGAGGTAGAAGAGGTAGAAGCGCAGGAAGATGAACCGGAGGACCAAACACAAGCATCTGCATTGAAGTTCATATAGGAAGCAGTGAAAGGAGCTTGTGTCCAATCTGTCTTGACAAGTCCGCCCCTTGTGGCCCAGTCATCAGCATTCCAGAGGCTGGAGTATATTCTCATTGGTTGGTTCTTTGGGAATGGTACACCGCTCGACTCCATGTTCTTGAACTCTCTGATGGGGGTGCCATCCACGGAGAAGCtaaaataagaaagaataaaGTCAATACATAGTGTCTACGGGGAGGAAATGGAATGGAAGGGGTGCACGATCGAGACTGCATTGTTGGGAAATTGCAGCAATACTCACATGATGCGCTGGGGATTCCAAAGGATGGAATAGGTGTGAAAATCCGCAGTTGGGTCAAACCAGAGATAGAACTGCTGCTCTCTGTTGCCCTTGCCTTGGCTGAACACATTGGTGTGAAGGATGTAAGGATCGCCACTCAGATTCCCCAAGAACTCAAAGTCTATCTCATCCCAAGCTGATCCTTTTGAAGATAACTGTAGGTAACGTAATCAGTTATATGCGTTAGCTATTGAACATTTAGTTTTGGATaaaatgtaagaaaatagcAGTAGCGGGTAAAGCTTACGTAATAGGCAGTGACAGTCCCGGCAGAGTTTCCGGGGACAAGCTTGAGCTGCATATCGATCTTTCCAAATAGATATTCATTCTTGGACTGGAATCCTGAACCAGAAGCTTCGTTAAGCGAGAGAGTAAGAAGCTCGCCTTCGTTGAGTATCTTAGCACGGCCATCTCCCCAGGTAATTTCAAAGTCCTGGTGAAAGGGATTAGCCGAGGTCGTGATGATCAttgatggaagaagaagaataagaagggGCAGCAGAAGGATTGACAAAACACTTGAAGAAGACGTAGAACCCATGAGTGCTAACCGTGCTATATTAATGTGTGTGACAAAAAATACGAGTTATTGTAATGTGAAGTAGTTAGTTTTGAGGAGAGAAGAGAAGGGTGTGCTTAGCGTTAGTCTGGACGCTAGCTTTTATACTACGGGAATGAGGACCTAAGACAACAGCATGGGAAGGGCCATACGAAGGAGGTCGAGTCCCCTACACATGCCGTAGCCAGTTGTTGCCTGTTGGCATCAAAGTTATTATAGAACTAGCTGTCTAAATCGCACTAACACGGAacgcccaaaaaaaaaaaaaaaaatactttaattctTTCACACATTAGGACATGTCTAAAGAAAGAGAGATCGATAGACAAGGACGCGGTTTTGCACTGATTTTAAAATCCACGAAAGTGCGGAGTACTTACTGCTGTCCAGTTCAGATCAACATGCATGCCTACCTCTTATATTTTCCTACCTaaaaatgcatgaaaaatagggaataaaaaatatatattattactcatCACTAGGAAAGACAGCACGAACCAGAAAGAATAATCCCAAGGCCCAATGGAGATCGGTTAtcacctctctctttctctcaccgTCGTGGGACCGACCAATGTAGAGAAATCGCGACTTTCTGAGAAGTAATGGGCCTGGGGCCCGTAAAGAGAGAAGTAACTTATGATCCATATTGATCCATGGCCGCGTCGgattttcacataaaaaaatcctTTTGTCATTTTCATACTttacacattatatttattttaatttattttattttttctataataaatatgtagtgtgtgaataataaataaaataatttaattaatttaataaaaataaaataaaataaaaaataaaaaaaataaaaaataatattttaatatataaaatgtgtgatgtgggatgatgtgtagcatttctttTTCCACGTATGCCCATCATCAACAATTTGAGGGAAGTATGAAAGCTAAACAATTTGGGATATCGTACTTGTGTATGATCATCGGTTGTTTTAATCTTGATCCTGATGATGAAGTTAACATATGTGAAGTGACAACTAAACCTAACACGTGCAGGGCTAAATAGAAATAGATCCAAGGCATGTTCTGTTCGGCTCCGTTGGATCACTTGGGGTAAGTTTCTGTCAATCCCAAAATTGGTTTAGGCTTGTGACCATCAAAATCTAATCAATACCAATCCAAACAAACACCATTGAAGTCAaaccattttaatttattatttattattactatttatattttataaatcggTATTTATTATTTAACGATTTATCATTctagaaataatttaaatattgcaATGTCCAAGCATTCCAATCTTCATAATTAACTATGATGGTATCACGCTCCAAGCACATACTTGTGgttgaatatttatatatatatatatatatatatatatattctttattatatatacGAAGATGAAAGTCCACTGATCTGATCGATCTCTTAAAGTCtttatatgattttaattttattttatttataaataaatattggagAAAACACTGGCAGTCCCCTTCGAGTTCTAAAAAATTGGCATATGAACAAGTCAAGCTCCAGTCCTGGGGATGATGAGATTAATATTTTAAGCCTGAATCATCAGAGAGTGGAGATCTAGAAAGTGGGCGATAGCAAGTGGCAGAGAAATTAAGACCTTAATTTATACAACCATCAAAAGAAATTTGAAGCACTCATGTACACGAGGCTCTGTAAATCCAAGCcctctttgttctttttcatCTCCCAACTTGTGAGTGCTGCCCTGCCCACAAGAAATCTAGACAACTGAATCGTATTTGCATACGTGGCAGCATATGGTTGGTTGTAGAAGAAACCTGCGCACAGCATGTTAGAAGTCATTATTTGGGGTAGGTGGACAAAACCTAGGAAGCAACCATTTAGTTTGTTCTTGAAGACCAATGCCGCCGTCCTAGAGCAGCATGTTAATGGAGcaactatatatctatatagtattatatgaTTATGAAAATGAAGCCCATTAATCCACTAATGTGTCTGTGCTTTTGCGTTCCAGCTGTTCGAATCCCACTTGAACCCACCCACCTAGTTTAATAAGCTCAAAGGACACAGAAGATTCCCGTTTGTGAAATATGTTAGAACGGTATAAACAGACGAGAAAGTACAGTTTGAGAAATCGAACGTGGCTCACATCTAAAAACCACTTCTCTCTCAAACATCGATCAACATGGCTGCCTCTGTTTTTTCTTGTTACACAAATGTCTTGCTACTACTTGTTCTGACATCTCTCACGTTTGGCTCTCTGATGGTTGCCTTTGCTGCTAACTTTAATCAAGATATTGATATCACATGGGGAGATGGCCGTGCTAAGATACTCAGCGAGGCCAAGCTTCTTTCCCTCTCCCTTGACAAAACCTCCGGCTCCGGCTTCCAGTCCAAGAACGAATACCTGTTTGGAAAGATTGACATGCAAATAAAGCTTGTCCCCGGAAATTCTGCCGGCACTGTCACTGCCTACTATGTAAGTTTCTTGTTCAATATGCTGCTTAACTTATTCTGGTTAACAAGAAGCTTACACGAATGAGTGATATCTTTAATTATGCTGCAGTTACGCTCGGAAGGTTCATCTTGGGATGAGATAGACTTTGAGTTCCTGGGAAACCTGAGTGGTGAACCTTACATTGTCCACACCAATGTGTACGCTCAAGGCAAGGGCGACAGAGAGCAGCAATTCTACCTCTGGTTCGACCCCACAGCTGGATTTCACACCTATTCCGTGCTATGGAATCCCGGACGCATTGTGTAAATGATTAACTAAATCACAAACATGCATTATTCCAAGACATGTTCATCATGAATTGGTTTCTATTTTGGTGGATCTTTGCTTACCTTCGTTCTCTGTTTTTACAGATTTTACGTAGACGGCAGGCCAATTAGAGAGTTCAAGAACTTGGAGGGTTTCGGCATTCCTTACCCGAAGAACCAGCCAATGAGGGTGTACTCTAGCCTATGGAACGCTGATGATTGGGCGACGAGAGGCGGGCTGGTGAAGACAAACTGGACTCAAGCACCTTTCACTGCTTCCTTCAGGAAATTCAATGCCAACGCTTGTGTCTGGTCTAATGGTGCGTCTTCTTGCAGCAATTCTAATGCCACCAATAAAACATGGCTCTCTCAAGAGCTAAATTCCACGGGCCAAAAGAGGCTGAAATGGGTGCAGACGAATTACATGGTTTACAATTACTGCATGGACACAAAGCGATTCCCTCAGGGCCTCCCGCGAGAATGCAATGTCACCAACAAGGCATGAAGCATGGATACAAACCATAGTCGGCCATGGATTATTTACACGCTCAAGTCATTTTCACTTCATCGACGTAACATTCTCTGTGCCATTTTGATTGTTGAAATGGACAATTTTCACAGTGTGATAAAATAAAGCAAGATGAATGAAAAAGATTTTAAGTAATTGTGCCATAGGAGCCAGACTTAAATTATGCATGCTCATTTCGAATCTAGAAACCAAAAAGTTGTCGAATATGTCACGAAGGGCGGAAACGAGGGTTGTTGGCAAGTACTGTACTCTGTCATTAACGGAGGAGGCAACGCACGTCCCTTGAGTCTTGACACCTTGGAGAGGACATTCTCCAAAAGTCCAACCCTTCAGAGCCATGCAGATGCAAGCTTACTGATTGAGATGGCGTGTATATTTCCAACTTACCAATAAGTACTGTCAAAGCATTAAATtctaacaaaacaaaacacagaACATGGTCACAATTAAGAATCTAAGATGGTAATTTGCGTCTATTTCCAACTCACCGATAACGGTTGAAGCATTAAATCCGAACAACCTTTAACATAATCACAATTAAGACggtaattttgtcaaaaagggTACCAAATTCAAAACTAAACTTTTTTTTCGAGAAAGAAACATAAAGAATCAATCTTTATGTCCTACCGCATGTCTTAAGCGTTTAATGGTTatctaaaaaaattcaaatagacAATAATCGCACTACTTCATCTATATTTGGAGGCCCATCAAGTACCGTTTAAGTAAGAACTTGAAGGAATTTTATTTCCCTAAATTTTTCTGTTGATTACGAATTCAGTAGGATATCTAATGAAATTTGATTCTCAAATTTAATGATTAGATTGAGAGGAATTTGGATATTTTCTCCTCAGAATAAATTGTCATTCAAGAAAGTCTAGTTTCGGACAGATGTAAATACAATGAGGTAATTTGCACTGGTTGTTGTAAATTTCACTTTtgaaattaactatataagacATGCTAGGCTGCTGGAAGTTACCAAAATCTGCCAATAGCACTGCTGCGCCGAAAAATCCCTGCAGTCCTGGAAAATCAGAATTCGGCAAGCTTTGGCATGGAATGGACTTGAAGAGGCAATGGCCTCTATATAATGCCATCCAGCTGTCTACATCTCACCTTTTACATCTCAGCCTAGCCTTGACATGGAATGGAC
This genomic window from Carya illinoinensis cultivar Pawnee chromosome 7, C.illinoinensisPawnee_v1, whole genome shotgun sequence contains:
- the LOC122317243 gene encoding probable xyloglucan endotransglucosylase/hydrolase protein 23, coding for MGSTSSSSVLSILLLPLLILLLPSMIITTSANPFHQDFEITWGDGRAKILNEGELLTLSLNEASGSGFQSKNEYLFGKIDMQLKLVPGNSAGTVTAYYLSSKGSAWDEIDFEFLGNLSGDPYILHTNVFSQGKGNREQQFYLWFDPTADFHTYSILWNPQRIIFSVDGTPIREFKNMESSGVPFPKNQPMRIYSSLWNADDWATRGGLVKTDWTQAPFTASYMNFNADACVWSSGSSSCASTSSTSSSNSWLSQELDSASQERLQWAQKNYMIYNYCSDTQRFPQGLPPECSTS
- the LOC122317244 gene encoding probable xyloglucan endotransglucosylase/hydrolase protein 23, translated to MAASVFSCYTNVLLLLVLTSLTFGSLMVAFAANFNQDIDITWGDGRAKILSEAKLLSLSLDKTSGSGFQSKNEYLFGKIDMQIKLVPGNSAGTVTAYYLRSEGSSWDEIDFEFLGNLSGEPYIVHTNVYAQGKGDREQQFYLWFDPTAGFHTYSVLWNPGRIVFYVDGRPIREFKNLEGFGIPYPKNQPMRVYSSLWNADDWATRGGLVKTNWTQAPFTASFRKFNANACVWSNGASSCSNSNATNKTWLSQELNSTGQKRLKWVQTNYMVYNYCMDTKRFPQGLPRECNVTNKA